A genomic segment from Glycine max cultivar Williams 82 chromosome 1, Glycine_max_v4.0, whole genome shotgun sequence encodes:
- the LOC106799474 gene encoding uncharacterized protein: MVQERIVLGHKISVRGIEVDKAKIDVIDKLPPPVNAKGVRSFLGHVVFYRQFIKDFSKIVKPLSNLLNKDAVFLFDEKCLKAFNTLKTSLVSAPIITTPDWSQEFELMCDASDYVVGALNYATTEKEILAIVYALEKFRSYLVGSKVIVYTDRATIKYLLNKADSKPRLIRWILLLQEFDLAIQDKKGSDNLVADHLSRLVNEEVTLKKLEIRDEFPNESLFMMNERPWFTDLANFKAVGIIPKDLTWQQRKKFLHDAPFYVWDDPHLFKIGADNLLRRCATKEEAGNILWHCHNSPCGGHYSGDKTTAKVLQSGFFWPSIFKDAHEHATQCDQCQRMGGISRRNEMPLQNIMEVEVFDCWGIDFVGPLPPSFGNEYILVVVDYVSKWVEEVAAPKSDAKTIVKFLKKNIFARFRVPRVLISDGGSYFCNNQLELKKILEKTVAATRKDWSSKLDDALWAYRTAFKTPIGLSPFQMVYGKACHLPVEMEHKAYWALKFLNFDEALSG, from the exons atggtTCAAGAAAGAATTGTGTTGGGCCACAAAATCTCTGTGAGGGGGATTGAAGTAGACAAAGCTAAGATTGATGTGATTGACAAGCTACCTCCTCCAGTGAATGCCAAGGGAGTAAGAAGCTTTTTAGGGCATGTTGTGTTCTATAGGCAGTttataaaagatttttcaaagatTGTCAAACCACTCAGTAACTTGCTCAACAAGGACGCTGTGTTTTTATTCGATGAAAAGTGTTTGAAGGCATTCAACACTTTAAAGACCAGTCTAGTGTCCGCTCCCATCATTACAACACCAGATTGGAGCCAAGAATTTGAGCTCATGTGCGATGCAAGTGATTATGTTGTAGGTGCT CTGAATTATGCCACCACAGAGAAAGAAATACTTGCAATTGTCTATGCTCTGGAGAAATTCAGATCATACTTAGTTGGATCAAAAGTTATTGTTTACACTGACCGTGCAACCATTAAGTATCTGTTGAATAAAGCTGATTCCAAGCCCAGATTAATTAGGTGGATTTTATTGCTTCAAGAATTTGATCTAGCTATCCAAGACAAGAAAGGATCTGATAATCTTGTAGCTGACCACTTGTCGAGGTTAGTCAATGAGGAGGTGACTTTGAAGAAGCTAGAGATAAGAGATGAATTTCCTAATGAATCACTCTTCATGATGAATGAAAGGCCATGGTTCACTGATTTGGCCAATTTTAAGGCAGTTGGAATCATTCCTAAGGATTTAACTTGGCAGCAAAGGAAGAAATTCTTGCATGATGCCCCATTTTATGTTTGGGATGATCCACATCTATTCAAGATTGGTGCTGACAATCTGTTGCGGAGGTGTGCAACAAAAGAAGAGGCGGGAAACATACTGTGGCATTGTCATAATTCACCATGTGGAGGCCATTACAGtggagacaaaacaacagccaaagTCCTGCAATCAGGATTCTTTTGGCCATCAATTTTCAAAGATGCTCATGAACATGCCACTCAATGTGATCAATGTCAAAGAATGGGAGGAATTTCTAGAAGAAATGAAATGCCCTTGCAGAATATTATGGAGGTGGAAGTCTTCGACTGCTGGGGAATTGACTTTGTAGGTCCCCTCCCTCCATCTTTCGGCAATGAATATATCCTTGTGGTTGTGGATTATGTCTCCAAGTGGGTTGAAGAAGTGGCTGCCCCAAAGAGCGATGCTAAAACTATAGTGAAGTTCttgaagaagaatatttttgctCGCTTTAGGGTGCCAAGGGTCCTAATCAGTGATGGGGGCTCTTACTTTTGCAACAACCAACT GGAACTAAAAAAGATTTTGGAGAAGACTGTGGCTGCCACCCGAAAGGATTGGTCAAGCAAGCTAGACGATGCACTATGGGCTTATAGGACTGCCTTCAAGACCCCTATAGGCCTGTCTCcgtttcaaatggtttatggcaAAGCTTGCCACTTACCAGTAGAAATGGAGCATAAAGCATATTGGGCtttgaagtttttaaattttgatgagGCTCTATCAGGGTAA